Proteins encoded within one genomic window of Acinetobacter sp. WCHA55:
- a CDS encoding oxidoreductase, with protein MNKAQEQVVLITGASSGMGKAFTHALLQQGAIVYAVARRLEAMNELKMLGARTLKMDISRSEDIHHVIQQIEQETQSVDILINCAGFGLYGAMEDTSIADARYQFEVNLFGMAELTQQVLPAMRQKNKGRIINISSMGGKIYTPLGSWYHASKHAVEGWSDCLRLELKAFNIDVVVIEPGAINTEFADVMVQPMLSRSGTGAYAHMAQSVAHATNESVRKGELSDVQIVVDMLIKAVNANQPKTRYVGGKYAKLMIFVRKWFGDRIFDMMVMSVVK; from the coding sequence ATGAATAAAGCCCAAGAACAAGTGGTATTAATTACAGGTGCATCATCAGGCATGGGTAAAGCTTTTACACACGCCTTATTACAACAAGGCGCCATCGTATATGCTGTAGCACGTCGTCTTGAAGCAATGAATGAGCTAAAAATGCTCGGCGCTCGCACATTAAAAATGGATATCAGCCGATCTGAAGACATTCATCACGTCATCCAACAGATTGAACAAGAAACCCAAAGTGTCGACATCCTGATTAACTGTGCAGGATTTGGCTTATACGGTGCTATGGAAGATACGTCGATTGCAGACGCCCGCTATCAATTTGAAGTGAATCTGTTTGGCATGGCTGAATTGACACAACAAGTTTTGCCCGCCATGCGCCAAAAAAATAAAGGGCGCATCATCAACATTTCCTCAATGGGTGGAAAAATTTATACGCCGCTCGGTAGTTGGTATCATGCCAGTAAACATGCTGTTGAAGGCTGGTCAGATTGCCTACGTCTAGAACTGAAAGCTTTTAATATTGATGTGGTGGTAATCGAACCCGGTGCGATTAATACTGAATTTGCCGATGTCATGGTCCAACCCATGCTTTCACGTTCAGGTACAGGTGCTTATGCCCACATGGCGCAATCGGTTGCCCATGCTACCAATGAATCGGTGCGTAAAGGTGAGCTCTCAGATGTACAAATCGTGGTGGATATGTTGATAAAAGCCGTTAATGCAAACCAACCAAAGACCCGATATGTGGGTGGCAAGTATGCCAAACTCATGATTTTTGTGCGCAAATGGTTTGGGGATCGTATTTTCGATATGATGGTCATGTCAGTCGTTAAATAA
- a CDS encoding helicase HerA-like domain-containing protein, translating into MSTPITIAKKTTNTQQDIVLHSKFANRHGLIAGATGTGKTVTLKVLAESFSRLGVPVFLADAKGDVSSIAKAGSTSTKFEERLKLLGIDSVPFAASPTVFWDLFGEQGHPIRTTVSEIGPILLAQMLNLNDTQEGVLSAVFRVADDQGMLLIDFKDLKSMLTYVSENASELKAEYGNLSPASLGAIQRNLLALGDQGGDDFFGEPSLNILDFIQTDANGLGYINLLAADKLMNTPKLYATFLLWMLSELFEQLPEVGDMEKPKLVFFFDEAHLLFDNASPALQEKIEQVVRLIRSKGVGIYFVTQSPLDIPESVLGQLGNRVQHALRAFTPKDQKAVKTAADTFRANPEFSVADAITQLGVGEALISCLDAQGTPQIVERGWIMPPYSAFSPITPEERKAFIANSIVAGVYEQVVDRNSAYEMLNKKMAKLEQQKAADAKATENAKAQAELAKQQAKEAEAIAKQQAREQERVAKEQQKEAERSAKQRDKLIQDTVGTFAKSAARSLGGSTGQKIMRGILGSIFGK; encoded by the coding sequence ATGAGCACCCCGATCACCATTGCTAAGAAAACCACGAATACCCAACAAGATATTGTTCTACACTCAAAGTTTGCCAACCGTCATGGCTTAATTGCAGGAGCAACAGGGACGGGTAAAACCGTAACCCTGAAGGTGTTGGCTGAAAGTTTTTCCAGACTCGGGGTGCCCGTATTTTTAGCCGATGCCAAAGGCGATGTATCCAGTATCGCTAAAGCTGGTTCGACCAGCACAAAGTTTGAAGAACGTCTGAAACTTCTTGGTATTGATAGCGTACCATTTGCCGCCTCACCAACTGTTTTTTGGGATTTGTTTGGTGAACAAGGTCACCCGATTCGCACCACCGTATCTGAGATTGGTCCGATTCTATTGGCACAAATGCTCAATCTGAATGATACACAGGAAGGTGTATTATCGGCTGTCTTTCGTGTTGCTGACGATCAAGGCATGCTACTGATTGACTTTAAAGACTTAAAATCCATGCTGACCTATGTCAGTGAAAATGCATCCGAACTCAAAGCAGAATACGGCAACCTCTCTCCTGCCAGTCTCGGGGCGATTCAACGCAATCTACTCGCACTTGGCGATCAAGGTGGCGATGATTTCTTTGGCGAACCAAGCTTAAATATTTTAGATTTTATTCAAACTGATGCTAATGGCTTAGGTTACATCAATCTGCTCGCTGCAGATAAGCTGATGAATACGCCAAAGCTGTATGCCACATTCTTACTATGGATGCTTTCAGAACTGTTTGAACAACTACCTGAAGTTGGCGATATGGAGAAACCAAAACTGGTGTTCTTCTTTGATGAAGCGCACTTATTATTTGACAACGCTAGCCCTGCCTTGCAGGAAAAAATCGAACAAGTGGTTCGTCTCATCCGCTCCAAAGGCGTCGGGATTTACTTCGTCACCCAAAGCCCATTAGATATTCCTGAAAGTGTATTAGGTCAACTGGGTAATCGTGTGCAACATGCCCTACGTGCATTTACACCCAAAGATCAAAAAGCCGTAAAAACCGCAGCGGATACCTTCCGTGCCAACCCTGAGTTTAGTGTCGCTGATGCGATTACCCAGCTTGGTGTTGGTGAAGCATTAATTAGTTGTCTCGATGCACAAGGCACACCGCAGATCGTAGAGCGTGGTTGGATCATGCCACCATATTCAGCATTTAGTCCAATCACACCTGAAGAACGCAAGGCATTCATCGCAAATAGCATCGTTGCAGGCGTTTACGAACAGGTCGTCGACCGTAATAGTGCTTATGAAATGCTCAATAAAAAAATGGCTAAACTCGAACAACAAAAAGCCGCTGATGCAAAAGCTACTGAAAACGCCAAAGCACAAGCTGAACTGGCTAAGCAACAAGCCAAAGAAGCGGAAGCAATTGCCAAACAGCAAGCGCGTGAACAGGAGCGTGTTGCCAAAGAACAGCAAAAAGAAGCTGAACGCTCAGCTAAACAACGGGATAAGCTGATTCAAGACACAGTCGGAACTTTTGCCAAAAGTGCGGCACGTAGTCTTGGTGGCAGTACTGGACAGAAAATTATGCGTGGGATTCTCGGGTCTATTTTCGGTAAGTAA
- a CDS encoding PLP-dependent transferase codes for MKKNPQTTLVHAPRQAPQYISTVQPPLYRASTIIFEDTNALFNRHWTDDYDYSYGTHGTPTTFTLSDNIAQIEGGTYCLLAPSGLSAINLVNSCFLSHGDEVWVADNIYGPNMEHLRNLEKRYGIGVRIYNPIDVSSFQPTKKAKLIWLEAAGSVTLEFPDLVGLVKKAQAHHVLTALDNTWGAGLAFNAFDFSDAHLSVDVTVHALTKYPSGGGDILMGSVVTRERALHHQLFRTHAIQGISVSGDDVAQVQRSLASMRIRYAAQSESALQLLTWLKQQPEIVQVLHPADLSSAGHSYWRDICVDQHSAGLVSVIFKPEFDLQDIRQFCDALSLFKLGFSWGGPVSLVMLYDLKDMRTLEHTHLQQGLLVRFCIGLEHPVDLIQDIENALKQLNNHHKKIE; via the coding sequence GTGAAAAAAAATCCGCAAACCACCTTGGTTCATGCACCAAGACAAGCGCCTCAGTACATTTCAACAGTTCAACCTCCCTTGTATCGTGCATCGACAATTATTTTTGAAGATACCAATGCACTGTTTAATCGCCATTGGACCGATGACTATGACTATAGTTATGGCACCCATGGCACCCCTACAACTTTTACATTGAGCGATAACATTGCACAAATTGAGGGTGGAACCTACTGCTTACTGGCGCCGAGTGGATTATCTGCCATCAATCTGGTGAACTCATGTTTTTTAAGTCATGGTGATGAAGTCTGGGTGGCGGATAATATTTACGGGCCAAACATGGAGCATCTTCGTAATCTAGAAAAACGCTACGGCATTGGTGTTCGTATTTATAACCCTATTGATGTGTCTTCTTTCCAACCGACGAAAAAAGCAAAACTGATTTGGCTAGAAGCCGCAGGATCGGTCACACTAGAGTTTCCAGATTTGGTCGGATTGGTGAAAAAAGCACAAGCGCATCATGTGCTCACTGCTCTAGACAACACTTGGGGCGCAGGCCTTGCCTTTAATGCTTTCGATTTTAGTGATGCGCACTTAAGTGTAGATGTGACGGTACATGCTTTAACCAAGTACCCAAGTGGCGGTGGAGATATTTTAATGGGCTCAGTCGTGACACGCGAGCGTGCTTTACATCATCAACTCTTTCGTACGCATGCCATTCAAGGCATTAGTGTCTCTGGGGATGATGTTGCTCAAGTCCAACGCAGTCTAGCCTCAATGCGCATTCGTTATGCTGCCCAGTCTGAAAGTGCACTACAACTCCTAACATGGCTAAAACAACAACCGGAAATTGTGCAGGTCTTACACCCTGCTGATTTGAGTTCTGCGGGTCATTCATATTGGAGAGACATTTGTGTCGATCAACACAGTGCAGGTTTAGTCAGTGTCATTTTCAAGCCCGAATTTGATCTACAGGATATTCGTCAATTTTGTGATGCCCTGTCACTCTTCAAACTCGGCTTTAGTTGGGGTGGTCCTGTCAGTTTGGTGATGCTGTATGACCTCAAAGACATGCGTACACTTGAGCATACACATTTACAACAAGGTTTATTGGTTCGCTTTTGTATAGGACTAGAACATCCTGTCGATTTAATTCAAGATATAGAAAATGCACTAAAACAACTGAATAACCATCACAAAAAAATTGAATAG
- a CDS encoding type 1 glutamine amidotransferase, giving the protein MTSHLKVHYFQHIAGEGFGSCYTYLKQQGAVISATEFFALPVDQALEIEALPSIEDVDLLIIMGGTMSVNDEANFPWLKIEKRWLRRYLAAGKPAIGLCLGGQLIANALGAAVSRNEQQELGWATVRKIQHVPTECFELPEQFNVMQWHSETFEIPKGAVHLAENTVCRNQMYQIGKNVLGFQFHPEMVPETLALFLENDDELNKFSGQYVATETELKKSSKLNFIEGNQILNSAIDYVLRQTVCR; this is encoded by the coding sequence ATGACGTCGCATTTAAAAGTACATTATTTTCAGCATATTGCTGGTGAAGGGTTCGGCAGTTGCTATACGTATTTAAAACAACAAGGTGCAGTGATCAGTGCAACAGAGTTTTTTGCTTTACCTGTAGACCAAGCTTTAGAGATAGAAGCCTTACCGAGTATTGAGGATGTGGACTTACTCATCATTATGGGGGGCACAATGAGTGTGAATGACGAAGCGAATTTTCCATGGTTAAAGATTGAGAAGCGTTGGTTAAGACGTTACTTGGCTGCAGGAAAACCTGCGATTGGTTTATGCTTGGGTGGGCAACTGATTGCCAATGCACTCGGTGCTGCGGTCAGTCGTAATGAACAACAGGAGTTGGGTTGGGCGACAGTACGTAAAATCCAGCACGTCCCAACAGAATGCTTTGAGTTACCTGAACAGTTTAATGTGATGCAATGGCATAGCGAGACCTTTGAAATTCCAAAAGGTGCGGTGCATTTGGCTGAAAATACAGTCTGTCGTAATCAAATGTACCAAATTGGAAAGAATGTATTGGGTTTTCAATTTCACCCAGAGATGGTGCCAGAAACCTTGGCACTCTTTTTAGAAAATGATGATGAATTGAATAAGTTTTCAGGTCAATACGTGGCAACGGAAACCGAATTGAAAAAATCATCGAAATTAAATTTTATTGAGGGAAATCAGATTCTTAATAGTGCAATTGATTATGTGTTGCGGCAAACAGTCTGTCGATGA
- the rpsJ gene encoding 30S ribosomal protein S10 has protein sequence MSNQRIRIRLKSFDHRLIDQSAQEIVETAKRTGAQVCGPIPMPTRIERFNVLTSPHVNKDARDQYEIRTYKRLIDIVQPTDKTVDALMKLDLAAGVDVQIALG, from the coding sequence ATGTCTAACCAGAGAATTCGTATCCGTTTGAAGTCTTTTGATCACCGTTTAATTGATCAATCAGCTCAAGAAATCGTAGAAACAGCAAAACGTACTGGCGCACAAGTTTGTGGTCCAATTCCAATGCCTACACGCATTGAACGTTTTAACGTTTTAACATCACCACACGTTAACAAAGATGCGCGTGACCAATACGAGATCCGCACTTATAAACGTTTGATCGACATCGTTCAACCTACAGACAAAACTGTAGATGCATTGATGAAGTTAGATCTTGCAGCTGGTGTTGATGTTCAGATCGCATTGGGTTAA
- the rplC gene encoding 50S ribosomal protein L3, whose product MAIGLVGRKCGMTRIFTDAGVSVPVTVIEVDPNRITQIKTLETDGYQAIQITTGERRESRVTNAQKGHFAKAGVAAGRLVQEFRATEADLEGREVGGTIGVDMFTVGQVVDVTGQSKGKGFQGGVKRWNFRTQDATHGNSVSHRVLGSTGQNQTPGRVFKGKKMAGHLGAERVTVQGLEIVSIDAERSVLVVKGAIPGATGGDVTVRPTIKA is encoded by the coding sequence ATGGCTATTGGTTTAGTCGGTCGCAAGTGCGGTATGACACGTATCTTTACAGATGCTGGTGTTTCTGTGCCTGTTACAGTGATTGAGGTTGATCCTAACCGCATCACTCAAATCAAAACGCTTGAAACTGATGGTTATCAAGCGATTCAAATCACTACTGGTGAACGTCGCGAATCTCGCGTAACTAACGCTCAGAAAGGTCACTTTGCGAAAGCGGGTGTTGCTGCTGGTCGTCTAGTTCAAGAATTCCGTGCAACAGAAGCTGATCTTGAAGGTCGTGAAGTTGGTGGAACTATCGGTGTAGACATGTTCACAGTTGGTCAAGTAGTTGACGTAACTGGTCAGTCGAAAGGTAAAGGTTTCCAAGGTGGTGTTAAGCGTTGGAACTTCCGTACGCAAGATGCTACTCACGGTAACTCAGTTTCTCACCGTGTTCTAGGTTCTACAGGTCAAAACCAGACTCCTGGTCGCGTGTTCAAAGGCAAAAAAATGGCTGGCCATTTAGGTGCTGAACGCGTAACTGTACAGGGTCTAGAAATTGTATCTATCGACGCAGAACGTTCAGTTTTAGTAGTGAAGGGTGCGATTCCTGGCGCTACTGGTGGTGACGTAACTGTTCGTCCTACGATCAAGGCCTGA
- the rplD gene encoding 50S ribosomal protein L4, translating to MNLNTVSGSAVELSEVAFGREFNEALVHQVVTAYLAGGRQGSKAQKSRADVSGGGKKPFRQKGTGRARAGSIRSPIWVGGGKTFAARPQDWSQKVNRKMYRGAMQCILAELVRQDRLVLVEEFAVAAPKTKELLAKLNDLNATRALIVTESVDENLYLAARNIPHVDVVDAAAIDPVSLIAFDKVVMSVAAAKKIEVELG from the coding sequence GTGAATTTAAATACTGTTTCCGGCTCTGCTGTTGAATTATCAGAAGTTGCGTTCGGTCGTGAATTCAATGAAGCTCTTGTACATCAGGTTGTTACAGCTTATTTAGCTGGTGGCCGTCAAGGTTCAAAAGCTCAGAAATCACGTGCAGACGTTTCTGGCGGTGGCAAAAAGCCATTCCGTCAAAAAGGTACTGGTCGCGCTCGTGCTGGTTCTATTCGTAGCCCAATCTGGGTAGGTGGTGGTAAAACTTTTGCTGCTCGCCCACAAGATTGGTCTCAAAAAGTTAACCGCAAAATGTATCGCGGTGCAATGCAATGTATCTTAGCTGAACTTGTTCGCCAAGATCGTCTTGTATTGGTTGAAGAGTTTGCTGTTGCTGCTCCAAAAACTAAAGAGTTGCTTGCAAAACTTAACGACTTGAATGCTACTCGTGCATTGATCGTTACAGAATCTGTAGATGAGAATCTATACCTTGCAGCGCGCAACATTCCACACGTTGATGTGGTTGATGCTGCTGCTATCGATCCTGTTAGCTTGATTGCGTTCGATAAAGTTGTTATGTCTGTAGCTGCTGCTAAGAAAATTGAGGTAGAACTCGGATGA
- the rplW gene encoding 50S ribosomal protein L23 has protein sequence MNNERIYQVLQGPVFSEKAQVLGETAGVQVFKVALDANKLEIKKAVEQLFGVQVVKVNTTITKGKTKRFGKTLGRRSDVKKAYVTLKAGQDVEMADLGDTAESAAE, from the coding sequence ATGAACAACGAACGTATCTATCAAGTCCTACAAGGACCTGTATTCTCAGAAAAAGCACAAGTTTTAGGCGAAACTGCTGGTGTTCAAGTTTTTAAAGTTGCACTTGATGCAAACAAACTTGAAATCAAAAAAGCAGTTGAGCAATTGTTTGGTGTTCAGGTTGTTAAAGTTAACACAACGATCACTAAAGGTAAGACTAAACGCTTTGGTAAAACATTAGGACGCCGTTCTGATGTTAAAAAAGCATACGTCACCCTGAAAGCTGGCCAAGATGTTGAAATGGCTGACTTGGGCGATACCGCTGAAAGCGCAGCGGAATAA
- the rplB gene encoding 50S ribosomal protein L2, producing MPIQKCKPTSPGRRFVEKVVHDHLHKGAPYAPLVEAKKRTGGRNNNGHITTRHVGGGHKQHYRLVDFKRNKDGIPATVERIEYDPNRTAHIALVLYADGERRYIIAPKGLRAGDKVQSGNDAPIRPGNCLPLRNMPIGSTLHNIELKIGKGAQLARSAGTSVQLLGRDGSYAIVRLRSGEMRKIHVECRAVLGEVSNQESNLRSLGKAGAARWRGVRPTVRGMAMNPVDHPHGGGEGRSKGIQPVSPWGQKAKGYKTRTNKRTTKMIIRDRRVK from the coding sequence ATGCCAATTCAAAAATGTAAGCCAACGTCTCCTGGACGTCGCTTTGTAGAGAAAGTCGTTCACGACCATCTTCACAAAGGCGCGCCTTATGCTCCGTTGGTTGAAGCTAAAAAACGTACTGGTGGTCGTAATAATAACGGTCACATCACGACTCGTCACGTTGGTGGCGGTCACAAGCAGCACTACCGTTTAGTTGACTTTAAACGTAACAAAGATGGTATTCCTGCAACTGTAGAGCGTATTGAATACGATCCTAACCGTACAGCACACATTGCACTAGTATTGTATGCTGATGGTGAGCGTCGCTACATCATTGCGCCTAAAGGCCTTCGCGCTGGCGATAAAGTTCAATCTGGTAACGATGCTCCAATTCGTCCAGGTAACTGTTTGCCGCTTCGCAACATGCCTATCGGTTCTACTCTTCACAACATCGAACTTAAAATCGGTAAGGGCGCGCAATTAGCTCGTTCTGCTGGTACTTCAGTTCAGTTGTTGGGTCGTGACGGTTCTTACGCTATCGTTCGTTTACGTTCTGGTGAAATGCGTAAAATTCACGTTGAGTGCCGTGCAGTTCTTGGTGAAGTTTCTAACCAAGAAAGCAACCTTCGTTCACTTGGTAAAGCAGGTGCAGCGCGCTGGCGTGGCGTTCGTCCTACCGTTCGTGGTATGGCGATGAACCCAGTAGATCACCCGCATGGTGGTGGTGAAGGTCGTAGCAAAGGTATTCAACCTGTAAGCCCATGGGGTCAAAAAGCTAAAGGGTACAAGACACGTACCAATAAGCGTACGACTAAGATGATTATTCGCGACCGTCGCGTTAAGTAA
- the rpsS gene encoding 30S ribosomal protein S19 has product MPRSLKKGPFVDAHLFAKVEAAIAANNRKPIKTWSRRSMILPDFVGLTISVHNGRNHVPVIVSEHMVGHKLGEFAPTRTYRGHGVDKKSKR; this is encoded by the coding sequence ATGCCTCGTTCTCTGAAAAAAGGCCCATTCGTCGATGCGCACTTGTTCGCTAAGGTTGAAGCGGCTATCGCGGCTAATAACCGTAAGCCGATCAAAACTTGGTCGCGTCGTTCGATGATCCTCCCAGATTTTGTTGGTTTAACAATTTCTGTACATAATGGCCGTAACCATGTTCCAGTGATCGTATCTGAACATATGGTTGGTCACAAACTTGGTGAATTCGCGCCAACTCGTACCTATCGTGGTCACGGTGTTGACAAGAAATCTAAACGTTAA
- the rplV gene encoding 50S ribosomal protein L22: MEVTAKLRGAAISAQKTRLVADLIRGKSVAHALNILNFSNKKAAVLVKKALESAIANAEHNNSLDVDDLKVTTIYVDEGMSLKRIMPRAKGRADRITKRTCHITVKVGV, from the coding sequence ATGGAAGTTACTGCTAAATTACGCGGTGCCGCTATCTCGGCACAAAAAACTCGTTTGGTTGCAGACCTAATCCGTGGCAAATCTGTTGCTCACGCGCTTAATATTCTTAACTTCAGCAACAAAAAAGCTGCAGTTTTGGTTAAAAAAGCATTGGAATCTGCAATTGCAAACGCTGAACACAATAACAGTTTAGATGTAGACGACCTTAAGGTTACTACGATTTACGTTGATGAAGGTATGAGCCTTAAACGTATTATGCCACGTGCTAAAGGCCGTGCAGATCGTATTACTAAGCGTACTTGTCACATTACCGTTAAGGTAGGGGTTTGA
- the rplP gene encoding 50S ribosomal protein L16: MLQPKRTKFRKVQKGRNTGLAHRGSSVSFGTIALKSVERGQMTARQIEAARRTISRRIKRGGKIFIRVFPDKPITSKPLEVRMGKGKGSVEYWVCQIKPGKVLYEIDGVNEELAREAFTLAAAKLPFKTTIVTRTVM, translated from the coding sequence ATGTTACAACCTAAACGTACTAAATTCCGTAAAGTGCAGAAAGGCCGTAACACTGGTCTAGCTCACCGCGGTAGCTCGGTATCTTTTGGTACAATCGCACTTAAATCTGTTGAGCGTGGTCAAATGACTGCTCGTCAAATTGAAGCAGCGCGTCGTACAATCAGCCGTCGTATTAAACGTGGTGGTAAGATCTTTATCCGTGTTTTCCCAGACAAGCCAATTACTTCTAAGCCTCTTGAAGTGCGTATGGGTAAAGGTAAAGGTTCTGTGGAATACTGGGTTTGTCAAATCAAACCAGGTAAAGTCTTGTACGAAATTGATGGTGTTAACGAAGAATTGGCTCGCGAAGCGTTTACGCTTGCAGCTGCTAAACTTCCGTTTAAAACCACTATCGTGACTCGGACGGTAATGTAA
- the rpmC gene encoding 50S ribosomal protein L29: MKTKDLREKSVEELTALLDEQQLNQFRLRMAKATGQLGKSHEVALTRKTIARIKTLLTEKQGNGQ, encoded by the coding sequence ATGAAAACTAAAGATCTACGTGAAAAGTCGGTAGAAGAGTTGACAGCTTTGCTTGATGAGCAACAGCTTAACCAATTCCGTCTTCGTATGGCAAAAGCAACTGGTCAATTGGGTAAATCGCACGAAGTTGCGCTTACTCGTAAGACAATTGCTCGTATTAAGACACTCCTTACCGAAAAACAGGGGAACGGACAATGA
- the rpsQ gene encoding 30S ribosomal protein S17, translating into MSEQTVRTLTGKVVSDKMDKSIVVLIERRVQHPLYGKSIRRSTKLHAHDENNTAKTGDVVTIKESRPISKTKSWTLVEVVEAAAE; encoded by the coding sequence ATGAGTGAACAAACAGTTCGCACGTTAACCGGCAAAGTAGTAAGCGACAAAATGGACAAGTCTATTGTCGTACTTATCGAACGCCGCGTTCAACACCCGTTGTATGGCAAATCAATCCGCCGTTCAACTAAATTACATGCTCACGATGAGAACAACACAGCTAAAACTGGCGACGTTGTGACTATCAAAGAAAGCCGCCCAATTTCTAAAACTAAGTCTTGGACTCTAGTTGAAGTTGTTGAAGCTGCTGCTGAGTAA
- the rplN gene encoding 50S ribosomal protein L14, with amino-acid sequence MIQTESMLDVADNSGARRVQCIKVLGGSHRRYASVGDIIKVTVKEAIPRARVKKGDVMNAVVVRTKFGIRRPDGSVIRFDDNAAVILNNNKAPIATRIFGPVTRELRTEQFMKIISLAPEVL; translated from the coding sequence ATGATTCAAACCGAAAGTATGCTAGACGTAGCAGACAATAGTGGTGCTCGCCGCGTACAATGTATTAAAGTACTTGGTGGTTCACACCGTCGTTATGCTTCTGTTGGCGACATTATTAAAGTTACTGTAAAAGAAGCTATTCCACGCGCACGTGTTAAAAAAGGTGACGTGATGAATGCTGTTGTAGTTCGTACAAAATTCGGTATCCGTCGTCCAGACGGTTCAGTAATTCGTTTCGACGATAATGCTGCTGTGATTTTGAACAACAACAAAGCGCCGATTGCAACTCGTATTTTCGGACCAGTGACTCGTGAACTTCGTACTGAACAGTTCATGAAAATTATTTCACTGGCTCCTGAAGTTCTATAA
- the rplX gene encoding 50S ribosomal protein L24: protein MAKIKKGDQVIVIAGKEKGKQGTVLSVSNDRVMVEGLNLVKKHQKPNRATGAEGAVVTQEASLHISNVAIFNATTQKADRVGYQVTEGVKTRVYKSNGESVAVAK, encoded by the coding sequence ATGGCTAAGATTAAAAAAGGCGATCAAGTTATTGTGATCGCAGGTAAAGAAAAAGGCAAACAGGGTACTGTTCTGTCTGTTTCAAATGACCGTGTTATGGTTGAAGGCCTTAACTTGGTTAAGAAGCATCAAAAGCCGAACCGTGCAACAGGTGCTGAAGGCGCTGTAGTTACACAAGAAGCTTCGCTTCATATCTCTAACGTGGCAATTTTTAATGCTACAACCCAAAAGGCTGACCGTGTTGGTTACCAAGTGACTGAAGGCGTGAAAACTCGCGTTTACAAATCAAATGGTGAATCAGTGGCGGTAGCGAAGTAA
- the rplE gene encoding 50S ribosomal protein L5: MARLKTRYNDELKAQLQETLGVKNVMDIPRITKITINMGVGAAAADKKLLDGALADMQAIAGQKPVLTLARKSIAGFKIRDGWPIGCKVTLRGERMYEFLDRLISIAIPRIRDFRGFSAKSFDGRGNYSMGLKEQIMFPEIDFDKIDRIRGMDITITTTARTDDEGRALMRAFGFPFK; encoded by the coding sequence ATGGCCAGACTTAAAACGCGTTACAATGACGAACTTAAAGCTCAATTACAAGAGACTTTAGGCGTTAAAAATGTGATGGATATCCCTCGCATTACTAAAATCACGATCAACATGGGTGTTGGTGCAGCTGCTGCTGACAAAAAACTCCTTGATGGTGCTCTTGCTGATATGCAAGCAATCGCTGGTCAAAAACCAGTGCTTACATTAGCTCGCAAATCAATCGCTGGTTTCAAAATCCGTGATGGTTGGCCGATAGGTTGTAAAGTTACTTTACGCGGCGAACGTATGTACGAATTCTTAGACCGTTTGATCTCAATCGCGATCCCTCGTATCCGTGACTTCCGTGGTTTCTCTGCGAAATCATTTGACGGTCGTGGCAACTACTCAATGGGTCTTAAGGAACAAATCATGTTCCCTGAAATCGATTTTGATAAGATTGATCGTATTCGTGGTATGGATATTACCATCACTACGACTGCTCGCACCGATGACGAAGGCCGTGCGCTTATGCGTGCATTCGGCTTCCCGTTCAAATAA
- the rpsN gene encoding 30S ribosomal protein S14 → MAKKSMINRELKREATVAKYAAKRAELKAIIANVNASDEERFEAMMKFQALPRNASPVRLRNRCGLTGRPHGYFRKFGLSRNKLRDTVMQGDVPGVVKASW, encoded by the coding sequence ATGGCTAAGAAAAGTATGATTAATCGCGAATTGAAACGCGAAGCTACTGTTGCTAAATACGCTGCAAAACGTGCTGAATTAAAAGCTATTATTGCAAACGTAAATGCTAGCGACGAAGAGCGTTTCGAAGCGATGATGAAATTCCAAGCATTACCACGTAATGCGTCTCCAGTACGTTTACGTAACCGTTGTGGTTTAACTGGTCGTCCTCATGGTTACTTCCGTAAGTTCGGTTTAAGCCGTAACAAATTACGCGATACAGTAATGCAAGGTGATGTACCGGGCGTTGTTAAGGCAAGCTGGTAA